The following proteins come from a genomic window of Denitromonas sp.:
- a CDS encoding YihY family inner membrane protein, translated as MPKLLIRLRDFARLLAQRFVDTRCPEVAGSLTFTTLLALVPLLTVTIAVFSNFPGFSHLGDALRDFLLQNLLPEKAGQIVATYALQFSQKAANLTLIGTAFLIVTALMLMLTIDGVLNTIWGVRKSRPLLARISIYWVVLTLGPLFLGASLAATSYLISTSLGLVNDPPWLRIIIFRTLPVLLLGLLFAFLYFSIPNTRVNALHALIGGMAAALAFVLMQRALGLYFARFPSYTLIYGTFATLPIFLLWLYASWVVILLGAILAATFPAYASSVRTLPDFPGATAYSALMMLERLADAQRHGQTVDAETLFRAARQPAAVGENLLELMQEFGWITRADDDAWLLVRRAEDIALSDVVRRFALSPCDAHPLTDNALARRIDARIADLLATGDVPVTALFDASPTAPDAVGTPGYSG; from the coding sequence TTGCCCAAGCTCCTCATCCGTCTGCGTGATTTTGCCCGCCTGCTCGCCCAGCGATTTGTCGACACCCGCTGCCCGGAAGTCGCCGGCAGCCTGACGTTCACCACGCTGCTGGCGCTGGTACCGCTGCTGACCGTAACCATCGCGGTCTTCAGCAACTTCCCCGGCTTCTCGCATCTGGGCGACGCGCTGCGCGACTTCCTGCTGCAGAACCTGCTGCCTGAAAAGGCCGGCCAGATCGTCGCCACCTACGCGCTGCAGTTCTCCCAGAAGGCCGCCAACCTCACGCTCATCGGCACCGCCTTCCTGATCGTCACCGCGCTGATGCTGATGCTCACCATCGATGGCGTGCTCAACACCATCTGGGGTGTGCGCAAGTCGCGCCCGCTGCTGGCCCGCATCTCCATCTACTGGGTGGTGCTCACGCTCGGCCCGCTGTTCCTCGGCGCCAGCCTGGCCGCCACCAGTTACCTGATCAGCACCTCGCTGGGCCTGGTCAACGACCCGCCGTGGCTGCGCATCATCATCTTCCGCACCCTGCCGGTGCTGCTGCTCGGCCTGCTCTTCGCCTTCCTCTACTTCAGCATCCCGAACACCCGGGTCAATGCCTTGCACGCCCTGATCGGCGGCATGGCCGCCGCGCTCGCCTTCGTGCTGATGCAGCGTGCGCTGGGCCTGTACTTCGCGCGCTTTCCGAGCTACACCCTGATCTACGGCACCTTCGCCACCCTGCCCATCTTCCTGCTCTGGCTGTACGCCTCGTGGGTGGTGATCCTGCTCGGCGCCATTCTCGCCGCCACCTTCCCGGCCTATGCCTCGAGTGTGCGAACCCTGCCCGACTTCCCCGGTGCTACTGCCTACAGTGCGCTGATGATGCTCGAGCGGCTGGCCGACGCACAACGGCACGGACAGACCGTCGACGCCGAGACTCTGTTTCGTGCGGCCCGCCAACCGGCCGCCGTGGGCGAGAACCTGCTGGAGTTGATGCAGGAGTTCGGCTGGATCACCCGCGCGGACGACGACGCCTGGCTGCTGGTTCGGCGCGCCGAGGACATCGCCCTGTCGGACGTCGTCCGGCGTTTCGCGCTCAGCCCCTGCGACGCCCACCCACTGACCGACAACGCGCTGGCCCGGCGCATCGACGCGCGCATCGCCGACCTGCTGGCGACCGGCGACGTCCCGGTGACCGCGCTGTTCGACGCCAGCCCGACAGCCCCCGACGCAGTCGGGACGCCGGGTTACAGCGGATAG
- the wrbA gene encoding NAD(P)H:quinone oxidoreductase, producing MKEVLVLYYSRKGSVRALAEAIAEGIERVPGVGARVRTVPAVSTVCEATADVIPSSGPAYVEVSDLVECIGLALGSPTRFGNMAAAMKYFLDGTIAPWVNGALAGKPACVFTSTGSQHGGQESTLLSMMLPLMHHGMLMMGLPYTEHLLSSTRSGGTPYGASHVAGPDGHPVLTDEERKLALAQGERLARAALALEAAR from the coding sequence ATGAAAGAAGTGCTAGTCCTGTATTACAGCCGCAAGGGATCCGTCCGCGCGCTGGCCGAGGCGATTGCCGAGGGCATCGAGCGCGTGCCCGGCGTGGGCGCACGGGTGCGCACGGTGCCGGCGGTGAGCACGGTGTGCGAAGCGACGGCCGACGTCATCCCGTCGTCGGGGCCGGCCTATGTCGAGGTGAGCGATCTGGTCGAGTGCATCGGTCTGGCACTGGGCAGCCCGACGCGCTTTGGCAACATGGCGGCGGCAATGAAGTATTTTCTCGATGGCACCATCGCGCCGTGGGTCAACGGTGCGCTGGCCGGCAAGCCGGCCTGCGTGTTTACCTCGACCGGTAGCCAGCACGGCGGCCAGGAGAGCACCTTGCTGAGCATGATGTTGCCGCTGATGCACCACGGCATGCTGATGATGGGCCTGCCCTACACCGAGCACCTGCTGTCCTCGACGCGCAGCGGTGGCACGCCCTACGGCGCCTCGCATGTGGCCGGGCCGGACGGGCATCCGGTGCTGACGGACGAGGAGCGCAAGCTGGCGCTGGCCCAGGGCGAACGCCTGGCGCGTGCGGCGCTGGCGCTGGAGGCGGCCCGATGA
- a CDS encoding DUF2069 domain-containing protein: MKAKTLAWIASLLWIALIVLCVAWEAWLAPLRPEGSWMMLKAAPLLVPLFGLLHGRRYTYQWGCMFVLLYFMEGVVRMNDPGGVALLARIEIALTLAAFVVMMWYARMTAPSRQAKTQ, encoded by the coding sequence ATGAAGGCGAAGACGCTGGCGTGGATCGCCTCACTGCTGTGGATCGCCCTGATCGTGCTGTGCGTGGCCTGGGAGGCGTGGCTGGCGCCGCTGCGGCCCGAGGGGTCGTGGATGATGCTCAAGGCCGCGCCCTTGCTGGTGCCGCTGTTCGGCCTGCTGCACGGCCGGCGCTACACCTACCAGTGGGGCTGCATGTTCGTGCTGCTGTACTTCATGGAGGGGGTGGTGCGGATGAATGACCCCGGCGGCGTGGCGCTGCTGGCGCGCATCGAGATCGCGCTGACGCTGGCGGCCTTTGTGGTGATGATGTGGTACGCCCGGATGACCGCGCCGTCGCGCCAGGCAAAAACGCAGTGA
- a CDS encoding 2-isopropylmalate synthase has translation MTDQLIVFDTTLRDGEQSPGASMTRDEKLRIARQLERMKVNVIEAGFAAASNGDFESVRAIAEVVKDSTICSLARANENDIRRSGEAIKPAASGRIHTFIATSPIHMEKKLRMSPDQVLEQAVKAIGWAREYTDDIEFSAEDAGRSEIDYLCRIFEAVIKAGATTINVPDTVGYNVPEQFAATIRTLIERVPNSDKVVWSVHCHNDLGLAVANSLAAVRAGARQVECTVNGLGERAGNASLEEVVMAVRTRRDIYQCDTRIDTTQIVPASKLVSGITGFPVQPNKAIVGANAFSHESGIHQDGVLKHRETYEIMRAEDVGWGANKLVLGKHSGRNAFRSRLIELGAAIESEEHLNHAFARFKELADKKHEIFDEDLQALISDEAVTPELEHYRLVASCFHSETGETPAARLTLNVGEKEIQAEAEGSGPVDAAFKAIETVARSGTELLLYSVNAITTGTDAQGEVTVRLSRDGKVVNGQGADTDIIVASAKAYLNALNKLHGKFEKLNPQI, from the coding sequence ATGACTGACCAACTGATCGTTTTCGACACCACCTTGCGCGACGGCGAACAAAGCCCCGGCGCCTCGATGACCCGCGACGAGAAACTGCGCATTGCCCGCCAGCTCGAACGCATGAAGGTCAACGTGATCGAGGCCGGCTTCGCCGCCGCCTCGAACGGCGACTTCGAATCGGTGCGCGCCATCGCCGAAGTGGTCAAGGACTCGACCATCTGTTCGCTGGCGCGCGCCAACGAGAACGACATCCGCCGCTCCGGCGAAGCCATCAAACCGGCGGCCAGCGGGCGCATCCACACCTTCATCGCCACCAGCCCGATCCACATGGAGAAGAAGCTGCGCATGAGCCCCGACCAGGTGCTCGAGCAGGCGGTCAAGGCCATCGGCTGGGCGCGCGAGTACACCGACGACATCGAGTTCTCCGCCGAGGACGCTGGCCGCTCCGAAATCGACTATCTGTGCCGCATCTTCGAGGCCGTCATCAAGGCCGGCGCCACCACCATCAACGTACCCGACACCGTCGGCTACAACGTGCCCGAGCAGTTCGCGGCCACCATCCGCACGCTGATCGAGCGCGTGCCCAATTCCGACAAGGTGGTGTGGTCGGTCCATTGCCACAACGACCTCGGCCTCGCCGTGGCCAACTCGCTGGCCGCCGTACGCGCCGGAGCGCGTCAGGTCGAGTGCACCGTCAACGGCCTCGGCGAGCGTGCCGGCAACGCCTCGCTCGAAGAAGTGGTGATGGCCGTGCGCACCCGCCGCGACATCTACCAGTGCGACACCCGCATCGACACCACCCAGATCGTGCCCGCCTCCAAGCTGGTCTCGGGCATCACCGGTTTCCCGGTGCAGCCGAACAAGGCCATCGTTGGCGCCAACGCCTTCTCGCACGAATCCGGCATTCACCAGGACGGCGTGCTCAAGCACCGCGAAACCTACGAGATCATGCGCGCCGAAGACGTCGGCTGGGGCGCCAACAAGCTGGTGCTGGGCAAGCACAGCGGCCGCAACGCCTTCCGCAGCCGCCTGATCGAGCTGGGCGCGGCGATTGAGTCCGAAGAACACCTCAACCACGCCTTTGCCCGCTTCAAGGAACTGGCCGACAAGAAGCACGAGATCTTCGACGAAGACCTGCAGGCGCTGATCTCCGATGAAGCCGTCACGCCTGAACTGGAGCACTACCGCCTGGTCGCGTCCTGCTTCCATTCCGAAACCGGCGAGACCCCGGCCGCCCGCCTGACGCTGAACGTCGGCGAGAAGGAAATCCAGGCCGAGGCCGAAGGCTCGGGGCCGGTCGACGCCGCGTTCAAGGCGATCGAGACGGTCGCCCGGAGCGGCACCGAGCTGCTGCTTTACTCGGTCAATGCCATCACCACCGGCACCGACGCCCAGGGCGAAGTGACCGTGCGCCTGTCACGCGACGGCAAGGTGGTCAATGGCCAGGGCGCCGACACCGACATCATCGTCGCCTCGGCCAAGGCCTACCTGAACGCGCTCAACAAGCTGCACGGCAAGTTCGAAAAGCTCAACCCGCAGATCTGA
- the pssA gene encoding CDP-diacylglycerol--serine O-phosphatidyltransferase — translation MADVPPRQPLFDPEKRRRGIYILPNLFTTAALFAGFYAIVQAMNQRFEHAAVAIFIAMILDGLDGRIARLTHTQSAFGAEYDSLSDMVSFGAAPALVAYEWALRGMGKLGWIAAFIYCAGAALRLARFNTNIDVVDKRYFQGLPSPAAAALIAGLVWVGIDNGFSGPDLRWAACFFTIFGGLTMVSNVLYFSGKEFNLRRRVPFFAVLAIMLAFALVSLDPASVLFLLFLIYAASGYVMLVMHRLGKKIPGHEPPTS, via the coding sequence ATGGCCGACGTGCCTCCGCGCCAACCGCTGTTCGACCCCGAGAAGCGTCGCCGCGGCATCTACATCCTGCCGAACCTGTTCACTACCGCAGCCCTGTTCGCCGGCTTCTACGCCATCGTCCAGGCCATGAACCAGCGTTTCGAGCATGCCGCCGTGGCCATCTTCATCGCCATGATCCTCGACGGGCTCGACGGCCGCATCGCGCGCCTGACCCACACCCAGAGCGCCTTCGGCGCCGAGTACGATTCGCTCTCCGACATGGTGTCCTTCGGCGCCGCGCCCGCACTGGTGGCCTACGAATGGGCGCTGCGCGGCATGGGCAAGCTGGGCTGGATCGCCGCCTTCATCTACTGCGCCGGCGCCGCCCTGCGCCTGGCCCGCTTCAACACCAACATCGACGTGGTCGACAAGCGCTACTTCCAGGGCCTGCCCAGCCCCGCGGCCGCGGCGCTGATTGCCGGCCTGGTCTGGGTCGGCATCGACAACGGCTTCAGCGGCCCGGATCTGCGCTGGGCCGCCTGCTTCTTCACCATATTCGGTGGCCTGACCATGGTCAGCAACGTGCTCTACTTCAGCGGCAAGGAATTCAACCTGCGCCGCCGAGTACCGTTTTTTGCCGTGCTGGCGATCATGCTGGCCTTTGCGCTGGTCTCGCTCGACCCCGCCTCGGTGCTGTTCCTGCTCTTCCTCATCTATGCCGCGTCCGGCTATGTGATGCTGGTCATGCACCGCCTGGGCAAGAAAATCCCCGGCCACGAGCCGCCGACGTCCTGA
- a CDS encoding phosphatidylserine decarboxylase: MSTPYPHPLIAREGWPFIGIALALALIVNSAAGWFLALPFWLLFLLVLQFFRDPPRTIPAGARKVLSPADGRVIAIERARDPYLDRDSLKISIYMNIFNAHSNRSPVDGEVKQIWYHPGRFLSAALDKAAGENERNAMWLRTAVGDDITCVQIAGIAARRILCYTHEGETLQRGERYGFIRFGSRMDVYLPVGSKARVTLGDKVLASSSTLADLP; encoded by the coding sequence ATGTCCACGCCCTACCCACACCCTCTCATTGCCCGCGAAGGCTGGCCGTTCATCGGCATCGCCCTGGCCCTGGCCCTGATCGTCAATAGCGCGGCCGGCTGGTTTCTCGCCCTGCCGTTCTGGCTGCTCTTCCTGCTCGTGCTGCAGTTCTTCCGCGATCCGCCGCGCACGATTCCCGCCGGCGCACGCAAGGTGCTGTCACCGGCCGACGGGCGCGTCATCGCCATCGAGCGCGCACGCGACCCCTACCTCGACCGCGACAGCCTGAAGATCAGCATCTACATGAACATCTTCAATGCGCATTCGAACCGCAGCCCGGTCGATGGCGAGGTCAAACAGATCTGGTACCACCCCGGGCGTTTCCTCAGTGCTGCCTTGGACAAGGCCGCCGGCGAGAACGAACGCAACGCCATGTGGTTGCGTACCGCCGTTGGCGACGACATCACCTGCGTGCAGATCGCCGGCATCGCCGCGCGCCGCATCCTGTGCTACACCCATGAAGGCGAAACGCTGCAACGCGGCGAGCGCTACGGTTTCATCCGCTTCGGCTCGCGCATGGACGTCTACCTGCCCGTCGGCAGCAAGGCGCGCGTCACCCTGGGCGACAAGGTGCTCGCCTCGTCCAGCACCCTCGCCGACCTGCCCTGA
- the ilvC gene encoding ketol-acid reductoisomerase has translation MKVYYDKDADLSLIKGKKVTIVGYGSQGHAHAQNLNDSGVKVTVALRKGGASWDKAKNAGLKVEEIAKAVKTADVVMILLPDETIPEVYKADVEPNIKKGAALAFAHGFNVHYNQVVPRADLDVIMVAPKGPGHTVRSEYLKGGGVPSLIAVHQDVSGKARDIALSYAAANGGTKGGVIETNFREETETDLFGEQAVLCGGAVELVKMGFETLTEAGYAPEMAYFECLHELKLIVDLMYEGGIANMNYSISNNAEFGEYVTGHEVINEESRYAMREALKRIQTGEYAKMFILEGKTGYPSMTARRRLNAAHPIEQVGGQLREMMPWILKNKLVDQSKN, from the coding sequence ATGAAAGTTTATTACGACAAGGACGCCGACCTCTCCCTGATCAAGGGCAAGAAGGTCACCATCGTCGGCTACGGCTCCCAGGGCCACGCCCACGCACAGAACCTGAACGACTCCGGCGTCAAGGTCACCGTTGCCCTGCGCAAGGGTGGCGCGTCGTGGGACAAGGCCAAGAACGCCGGCCTCAAGGTCGAAGAAATCGCCAAGGCCGTCAAGACCGCCGACGTGGTCATGATCCTGCTGCCGGACGAAACCATTCCCGAGGTCTACAAGGCCGACGTCGAGCCGAACATCAAGAAAGGCGCCGCCCTGGCCTTCGCCCACGGCTTCAACGTGCACTACAACCAGGTCGTGCCGCGCGCCGATCTGGACGTGATCATGGTCGCCCCGAAAGGCCCCGGCCACACCGTACGCTCCGAGTACCTCAAGGGCGGCGGCGTGCCCTCGCTGATCGCAGTGCACCAGGACGTCTCCGGCAAGGCCCGTGACATCGCCCTGTCCTACGCTGCAGCCAACGGCGGCACCAAGGGCGGCGTGATCGAGACCAACTTCCGCGAAGAGACCGAAACCGACCTGTTCGGCGAACAGGCCGTGCTGTGCGGCGGCGCTGTCGAGCTGGTGAAGATGGGCTTCGAGACCCTGACCGAAGCCGGCTACGCCCCGGAAATGGCCTACTTCGAGTGCCTGCACGAGCTCAAGCTGATCGTCGACCTGATGTACGAAGGCGGCATCGCCAACATGAACTACTCCATCTCCAACAACGCGGAGTTCGGCGAGTACGTGACCGGCCACGAGGTGATCAACGAAGAGTCCCGCTACGCCATGCGCGAAGCGCTCAAGCGCATCCAGACCGGCGAATACGCCAAGATGTTCATCCTCGAAGGCAAGACCGGCTATCCGTCCATGACGGCCCGTCGCCGCCTCAACGCAGCCCACCCGATCGAGCAGGTCGGCGGCCAGCTCCGCGAGATGATGCCGTGGATCCTCAAGAACAAGCTGGTCGACCAGTCCAAGAACTGA
- the ilvN gene encoding acetolactate synthase small subunit, translating into MRHVIALLIENESGALSRVSGLFSARGYNIESLTVAPTEDASLSRMTIVTTGSDDIIEQITKQLNKLVDVVKVVDISESAHIERELMLIKVRATGKDREEMKRMADIFRGRIIDATDSSYVIELTGNQTKLDSFIGAIDNTLILETVRSGIVGIGRGDRILKL; encoded by the coding sequence ATGCGTCACGTCATCGCACTGTTGATCGAGAACGAATCGGGCGCCCTGTCACGGGTTTCCGGCCTGTTCTCGGCACGCGGCTACAACATCGAGTCGCTCACCGTCGCGCCCACCGAGGATGCCTCGCTGTCGCGCATGACCATCGTCACCACCGGCTCGGACGACATCATCGAGCAGATCACCAAGCAGCTGAACAAGCTGGTCGATGTGGTCAAGGTGGTGGATATTTCCGAGTCCGCCCACATCGAACGCGAACTCATGCTGATCAAGGTCCGCGCCACCGGCAAGGACCGCGAAGAAATGAAGCGCATGGCCGACATCTTCCGCGGCCGCATCATCGACGCCACCGATTCGAGCTACGTCATCGAGCTGACCGGCAACCAGACCAAGCTCGATTCGTTCATCGGCGCCATCGACAACACCCTGATTCTCGAAACGGTACGCTCCGGCATCGTCGGCATTGGCCGCGGCGACCGCATCCTGAAGCTCTGA
- a CDS encoding acetolactate synthase 3 catalytic subunit: protein MVLTGAEIVIRCLQEEKVDYVFGYPGGAVLFIYDALFQQEKVRHVLVRHEQAAIHAADAYARSTETVGVALVTSGPGATNAVTGIATAYCDSIPMVIISGQVPTAAIGQDAFQEVDTVGITRPCVKHNFLVKDAADIAATIKKAFHLAKTGRPGPVLVDIPKDVSAQRAEYHYPKSVEMRSYNPVVKGHQGQIKKALKLLLEAKRPMIYTGGGVILSDAAAPLTKLVRKLGMPITNTLMGLGGYPATDKQYLGMPGMHGTYEANMSMHFSDVLLAIGARFDDRVIGDPNHFAAEPRKIIHIDIDPSSISKRVKVDVPIVGDVKDVLEELTRLLDESKHEQDTASLATWWKQIDEWRSRDCMKYKNSDEIIKPQYVIEKLWEVTGGDAFITSDVGQHQMWAAQYYKFDKPRRWLNSGGLGTMGVGMPYAMGAQLAHPDAQVACVTGEASIQMNIQELSTCKQFRLPIKICNLNNRYLGMVRQWQELFHGGRYSESYMDSLPDFAKLAEAYGHIGIRVDRPADVEGALREAFSRKNDLVFLDFQIDQTENVYPMVQGGKGLTEMILSAEDL from the coding sequence ATGGTCTTGACTGGGGCGGAAATTGTAATCAGGTGCCTGCAGGAAGAAAAGGTCGACTATGTGTTCGGCTATCCTGGCGGTGCGGTGCTTTTCATTTATGACGCGCTGTTCCAGCAAGAAAAGGTACGTCACGTCCTGGTGCGCCACGAGCAGGCCGCCATTCACGCGGCGGACGCCTACGCGCGCTCGACGGAGACCGTCGGCGTTGCGCTGGTGACCTCCGGCCCGGGCGCCACCAACGCCGTCACCGGCATTGCCACGGCCTACTGCGATTCGATCCCGATGGTGATCATCAGCGGCCAGGTGCCGACTGCCGCCATCGGCCAGGACGCCTTCCAGGAAGTGGACACCGTCGGCATCACCCGCCCCTGTGTGAAGCACAACTTCCTGGTCAAGGATGCAGCGGACATCGCTGCCACCATCAAGAAAGCCTTCCATCTGGCCAAGACCGGTCGTCCGGGCCCGGTGCTGGTGGACATCCCCAAGGACGTCTCCGCCCAGCGCGCCGAGTATCACTACCCGAAGTCGGTCGAGATGCGTTCGTACAACCCGGTGGTCAAGGGCCATCAGGGCCAGATCAAGAAAGCGCTCAAGCTACTGCTCGAAGCCAAGCGCCCGATGATCTACACCGGCGGCGGCGTGATCCTGTCCGACGCGGCCGCACCGCTGACCAAGCTGGTGCGCAAGCTGGGCATGCCCATCACCAACACGCTGATGGGCCTGGGCGGGTACCCCGCCACCGACAAGCAGTACCTCGGCATGCCGGGCATGCACGGCACCTACGAGGCCAACATGTCGATGCACTTCTCCGACGTGCTGCTGGCCATCGGCGCCCGCTTCGACGACCGCGTGATCGGCGACCCGAACCACTTCGCCGCCGAGCCGCGCAAGATCATCCACATCGACATCGATCCGTCCTCCATCTCCAAGCGGGTGAAGGTTGACGTGCCCATCGTCGGCGACGTCAAGGACGTGCTCGAAGAACTCACCCGCCTGCTCGACGAGAGCAAGCACGAGCAGGACACCGCATCGCTGGCCACCTGGTGGAAACAGATCGACGAGTGGCGCAGCCGCGACTGCATGAAGTACAAGAACTCGGACGAGATCATCAAGCCGCAGTATGTGATCGAAAAACTGTGGGAAGTGACCGGCGGCGACGCCTTCATCACCTCCGACGTCGGCCAGCACCAGATGTGGGCCGCGCAGTACTACAAATTCGACAAGCCGCGCCGCTGGCTCAACTCCGGCGGCCTGGGCACGATGGGCGTCGGCATGCCTTACGCCATGGGCGCCCAGCTGGCCCACCCGGACGCGCAGGTTGCCTGCGTGACGGGCGAAGCCTCGATCCAGATGAATATCCAGGAGCTGTCGACCTGCAAGCAGTTCCGCCTGCCGATCAAGATCTGCAACCTGAACAACCGCTACCTGGGCATGGTGCGCCAGTGGCAGGAGCTGTTCCACGGCGGCCGTTACTCCGAGTCCTACATGGATTCGCTGCCCGACTTTGCCAAGCTGGCCGAAGCCTACGGCCACATCGGCATCCGGGTGGATCGCCCGGCCGACGTCGAGGGCGCGCTGCGCGAGGCCTTCTCGCGCAAGAACGACCTCGTCTTCCTGGATTTCCAGATCGACCAGACAGAAAACGTCTACCCGATGGTCCAGGGCGGCAAGGGGCTGACCGAGATGATCCTCTCCGCCGAGGACCTGTAA
- a CDS encoding RNA polymerase sigma factor, whose amino-acid sequence MLCVAQCPASPLSHEDFPLDSATQLNVFLAGAERHAFRHAMLALRNEAAALDAVQEAMMRLASKYGGRPADEWPPLFQRILQNVIRDMLRRQKVRQLWVSMWSGFGGRDDDDAGDPLDTLEAADGSNFDLSPERLVGRAQVLALIEAELARLPQRQREAFLMRYWEDMSTAETAAAMGCSEGSVKTHCSRATHTLAAALAKKGISL is encoded by the coding sequence ATGTTGTGCGTAGCACAATGCCCTGCAAGCCCTCTGTCCCATGAGGATTTTCCCCTGGATTCAGCGACCCAACTGAACGTTTTTCTGGCTGGCGCGGAGCGACATGCCTTCAGGCACGCGATGCTCGCGCTACGCAACGAGGCAGCGGCCCTCGATGCGGTTCAGGAGGCGATGATGCGGCTGGCCAGCAAATACGGCGGGCGACCCGCTGACGAATGGCCGCCGCTGTTCCAGCGGATCCTGCAGAACGTGATCCGTGACATGCTGCGCCGGCAGAAGGTGCGCCAGCTGTGGGTGTCGATGTGGTCGGGCTTTGGCGGCAGGGATGATGACGATGCCGGCGATCCGCTCGATACGCTCGAAGCGGCCGATGGCAGTAATTTCGACCTCTCGCCGGAGCGCCTGGTCGGGCGGGCGCAGGTGCTGGCGCTGATCGAGGCCGAACTGGCGCGCCTGCCACAACGTCAACGCGAGGCCTTCCTGATGCGTTATTGGGAAGATATGAGTACAGCAGAAACGGCGGCCGCCATGGGATGCTCGGAAGGCAGTGTCAAGACCCACTGTTCGCGCGCCACCCACACCCTGGCCGCGGCACTGGCCAAGAAAGGGATTAGTCTATGA
- a CDS encoding DUF3619 family protein — MNDEAQFGRRIAGLLSERNGQLDPAVLGALGAARRRAVAASEQQFAGVRSPHAAMAWWHAAKPAAAAVLVLAVLFAGDYVNTARTQAVQGEVETALLADDLPIDAYLDQGFRAWLQQADSSSSRS, encoded by the coding sequence ATGAACGACGAAGCGCAATTCGGCCGACGCATTGCCGGCCTGCTCAGCGAGCGCAATGGCCAGCTCGACCCGGCGGTGCTGGGCGCCCTGGGCGCCGCGCGGCGCCGTGCCGTCGCCGCCAGTGAGCAGCAGTTCGCCGGCGTGCGCTCGCCGCATGCCGCCATGGCCTGGTGGCATGCGGCCAAGCCCGCCGCGGCGGCGGTGCTGGTGCTGGCGGTGCTGTTTGCCGGCGACTACGTCAATACGGCACGCACCCAGGCCGTGCAGGGCGAGGTGGAAACCGCCTTGCTGGCTGACGACCTGCCGATCGATGCTTACCTGGACCAAGGATTCCGCGCATGGCTGCAGCAGGCCGACTCCTCCTCCTCGCGCTCCTGA
- a CDS encoding DUF3106 domain-containing protein — protein sequence MAAAGRLLLLALLSGVSMLAQAGSDWRELSRAQQRALAPLADDWRELDPASRERWLRMVERFDQLTPEEQARVQGRMHNWSQLSPSERAHAVGQYRALRRIPPDQREALQQRWQEYQQLSPEERARARKDARKDSKSKKNKDRQ from the coding sequence ATGGCTGCAGCAGGCCGACTCCTCCTCCTCGCGCTCCTGAGCGGCGTGTCGATGCTGGCGCAGGCCGGCAGCGACTGGCGCGAGTTGAGCCGTGCGCAGCAGCGTGCCCTGGCGCCGCTGGCCGACGACTGGCGCGAGCTCGATCCGGCCAGCCGTGAGCGCTGGCTACGCATGGTTGAGCGCTTCGACCAGCTCACGCCCGAGGAGCAGGCCCGTGTGCAGGGGCGCATGCACAACTGGTCGCAGCTGTCGCCCAGCGAGCGGGCGCATGCCGTGGGGCAGTACCGTGCCTTGCGCCGGATCCCGCCCGATCAGCGAGAAGCCCTGCAGCAGCGCTGGCAGGAGTACCAGCAGCTCTCGCCCGAGGAGCGCGCCCGCGCCCGCAAGGACGCCCGCAAGGACAGCAAATCAAAGAAAAACAAGGACCGTCAGTGA
- a CDS encoding RDD family protein — protein MTDRPEVELAGLRRRLAALVYEGLLLVGVLALFYLIPHLIYGVVFEDAAAGWFSWLHIAVVLGAYFLYYWCRSGQTLAMQTWRLRVVTADEGKPVPWRQGLLRYALAWPSVCLFGAGLWWALIDRDRQFAHDRLARTAIILLPAGEKMAA, from the coding sequence GTGACCGATCGCCCCGAAGTTGAACTGGCCGGCCTGCGCCGCCGCCTGGCCGCGTTGGTCTATGAAGGGCTGCTGCTGGTCGGCGTGCTGGCCCTGTTCTACCTGATCCCGCATCTGATCTACGGCGTGGTGTTCGAGGATGCCGCCGCCGGCTGGTTCAGCTGGCTGCACATCGCCGTGGTGCTCGGCGCCTACTTTCTCTACTACTGGTGCCGCAGTGGCCAGACCCTGGCCATGCAGACCTGGCGCTTGCGGGTGGTGACGGCAGATGAAGGCAAGCCCGTGCCGTGGCGCCAGGGCCTGCTGCGCTATGCGCTGGCCTGGCCGTCGGTGTGCCTGTTCGGCGCCGGCCTGTGGTGGGCGCTGATCGACCGCGACCGCCAGTTTGCCCACGACCGTCTCGCGCGCACCGCGATCATCCTCCTGCCGGCGGGCGAAAAGATGGCGGCGTGA